In Manis javanica isolate MJ-LG chromosome 18, MJ_LKY, whole genome shotgun sequence, the following proteins share a genomic window:
- the NDN gene encoding necdin, translating to MSEQSKDGCDPSLVAEASDSETHGSSGVPRGPSPPESQAATLPEPDSPPLGPTDAPVASPPSRAPAEEGDPKALQQAAEEGRAHQALSAAQPGPAPPAPAQLVQKAHELMWYVLVKDQKRMIIWFPDMVKDVIGSYKKWCRSILRRTSLILARVFGLHLRLTSLHTMEFSLVKALEPEELDRVALSNRMPMTGLLLMILSLIYVKGRGARESAVWNVLRILGLRPWKKHSTFGDVRRLITEEFVQQNYLKYQRVPHVEPPEYEFFWGSRASREITKMQIMEFLARVFKKDPQAWPSRYREALEEARALREADPTAHSPRSSVSED from the coding sequence ATGTCCGAACAAAGTAAGGATGGGTGCGACCCCAGCTTGGTAGCTGAGGCCTCCGACTCCGAGACGCACGGCAGCTCTGGGGTTCCCAGGGGGCCCTCTCCGCCGGAGTCTCAGGCCGCGACCCTCCCAGAGCCAGACAGCCCTCCCCTAGGCCCGACCGACGCCCCTGTGGCTTCGCCGCCGTCCCGGGCCCCAGCCGAGGAGGGAGACCCGAAAGCCCTGCAGCAGGCCGCGGAGGAAGGCCGCGCCCACCAGGCCCTGAGCGCGGCCCAGCCCGGCCCAGCGCCGCCCGCCCCAGCCCAGCTGGTGCAGAAGGCGCACGAGCTCATGTGGTACGTGCTGGTCAAGGACCAGAAGAGGATGATCATCTGGTTCCCAGACATGGTGAAGGATGTCATCGGCAGTTACAAGAAATGGTGCAGAAGCATTCTCAGGCGCACCAGCCTCATCCTCGCCCGAGTGTTCGGGCTGCACCTGAGGCTAACCAGCCTGCACACGATGGAGTTCTCTCTCGTCAAAGCGCTAGAGCCAGAGGAGCTGGACAGGGTGGCGCTGAGCAACCGCATGCCCATGACAGGCCTCCTGCTGATGATCCTGAGCCTCATCTACGTGAAGGGTCGCGGGGCCAGGGAGAGTGCCGTCTGGAACGTGCTGCGCATCCTGGGGCTGCGGCCCTGGAAGAAGCACTCCACCTTTGGAGATGTGAGGAGGCTCATCACCGAGGAGTTCGTCCAGCAGAATTACCTGAAATACCAGCGCGTTCCCCACGTTGAGCCACCTGAGTACGAGTTTTTCTGGGGCTCCCGTGCCAGCCGAGAAATCACTAAGATGCAAATCATGGAGTTCCTGGCTAGGGTGTTTAAGAAAGACCCCCAGGCCTGGCCTTCCCGGTACAGAGAGGCTCTGGAGGAGGCTAGAGCTCTGCGGGAGGCCGATCCCACTGCCCACTCCCCCCGCAGCAGTGTCTCCGAGGACTAG